Proteins encoded by one window of Brienomyrus brachyistius isolate T26 chromosome 1, BBRACH_0.4, whole genome shotgun sequence:
- the lemd3 gene encoding inner nuclear membrane protein Man1: MAAAQLTDEELFSELKRLGFIPGPVTENTRPVYLKKLKKLREDQQQRGSRASKGRNSGTTTTNNNNSSGGGSAAGASGSGARPPGGDVTHLDASKSPGGRPVLGEKRHGAPGKVVLGFSSDESDVEISQKKRGLYGSRRERASVHQHQQPGPNVTPAARRSKGLGAGSSSPLGLLEERRSTMGSPWWGDRAKLHPPGAEGRGYAESSNSDYRNDVNRESRTVNGSRSPFTPSSGKFAGGYSDSEEEDDEEEEEEDASELGRYRDRRLSSRRSHPKSPPPFPEGARGAESDREKARGGVIRADDKPGTAGLDIGGDQGEEEDEARRRGQGGKLGSGFLRNRGFPLHADLVSGIMGEFGGGSSSGPTSYNNNHVNCGSDDGVGGFGAGLRSRYSAYSSLPATYRLNHSNHAAPNHSYGQASRKPKLPVPEDELLQQFRREEVSASGGFSAHYLSMILLTAACLFFVLLGLMYLRMRGSGVTDVDAVTKNHPFGIEFDNSYADEQKDVILKLLLHLHDHLAKIAGEHDCGDHTQHLNRNISYTEAFEYLMLHSPEYEDFWDTAMEWLIRSGEDVGIRLIGSHPEESVTNVSQIMCLESTHPRMSFICRFRRAFFTVIYRLLLFIAGVGVMCGLLYYMKYRWRKEEEDTRQMYDMVERIIDVLRSHSEACLENKDLQPYLPIPHVRDSLIQPQDRKKMKKVWERAVKFLSTNESRIRTETQRIKGEDFLVWRWTQPSLSCDKMSTIPPKVWQGKAFPLDRRNSPPNSLTPCLKIRNMFDPVMEVGENWHLAIQEAILEKCSDNDGIVHIAVDKNSREGCVYVKCLSAEHSGKAFKALHGSWFDGKLVTVKYLRLDRYHQRFPQALACNTPLKPSSMHMSTLSHLRLRSSPASSPGFS; the protein is encoded by the exons ATGGCGGCTGCGCAGCTAACTGACGAGGAGCTGTTCTCAGAGTTAAAGCGCCTCGGTTTCATCCCAGGTCCGGTGACCGAGAACACTCGGCCCGTGTACCTGAAGAAGCTTAAGAAACTCCGTGAGGACCAGCAACAGCGAGGAAGCAGGGCGAGCAAAGGGCGAAACAGtggcaccaccaccaccaacaacaacaacagcagcgGCGGCGGCAGCGCGGCGGGAGCTTCGGGATCCGGAGCCAGGCCGCCCGGCGGTGACGTCACGCACCTGGACGCCAGCAAGAGCCCTGGCGGACGCCCGGTCCTAGGCGAAAAGCGCCACGGCGCGCCCGGTAAGGTTGTCCTGGGCTTCAGCTCCGACGAATCGGATGTCGAGATTAGCCAGAAGAAAAGAGGCCTGTACGGCAGCAGGAGGGAACGAGCGTCCGTACACCAGCATCAGCAGCCGGGGCCTAACGTAACACCCGCTGCTCGCAGGAGTAAAGGGCTCGGCGCGGGCAGCAGCTCCCCTCTCGGGCTGCTGGAGGAAAGGCGGAGCACCATGGGGTCCCCTTGGTGGGGAGACCGGGCGAAACTGCACCCGCCCGGCGCGGAAGGAAGGGGTTATGCAGAGTCCAGCAACAGCGATTACCGGAACGACGTGAACAGAGAGAGTCGTACCGTGAACGGCAGCAGATCTCCGTTCACACCGAGCAGCGGCAAGTTTGCGGGGGGCTACTCCGATTCAGAGGAGGAGGAcgacgaggaggaagaggaggaggacgcCTCTGAGCTCGGGAGGTACCGCGATCGACGACTGAGCTCCAGGCGGAGTCACCCGAAATCGCCGCCGCCTTTCCCTGAGGGAGCCAGAGGGGCGGAGAGCGACCGGGAAAAGGCGAGAGGCGGCGTAATTAGAGCAGATGACAAGCCCGGCACGGCTGGTCTAGACATAGGGGGAGACCAGGGGGAGGAGGAAGACGAGGCTAGGAGAAGGGGACAAGGGGGCAAGCTGGGGAGTGGATTCTTGAGGAATCGTGGCTTCCCGCTGCATGCGGATCTGGTCTCCGGCATCATGGGGGAGTTCGGCGGCGGCAGCAGCAGTGGTCCCACCTCCTACAACAACAACCACGTCAACTGCGGGTCGGACGACGGCGTCGGGGGCTTCGGTGCCGGGCTGCGATCGCGGTACTCAGCGTACAGCAGCCTGCCGGCCACCTATCGACTCAACCACTCCAACCACGCAGCCCCGAACCACTCTTACGGACAGGCGAGCCGCAAGCCCAAACTCCCGGTCCCGGAGGACGAGCTCCTGCAGCAGTTCAGGAGGGAGGAGGTGTCAGCCAGCGGCGGCTTCAGCGCGCATTACCTGTCTATGATCCTGCTCACGGCCGCCTGCCTGTTCTTCGTACTGCTCGGCCTCATGTACTTGAGGATGCGGGGCTCCGGTGTCACCGATGTTGACGCTGTCA CAAAGAACCATCCATTTGGGATTGAGTTTGACAATTCTTAT GCTGACGAGCAGAAAGATGTCATTCTCAAATTACTCCTTCATCTGCACGACCATCTGGCCAAGATCGCCG GGGAGCACGACTGCGGAGACCACACGCAGCATTTGAATAGGAACATCTCCTACACTGAGGCCTTTGAATATTTAATG CTACACAGTCCCGAATATGAGGACTTCTGGGACACAGCTATGGAGTGGCTGATCAGATCAGGAGAGGATGTGGGAATTCG GCTGATTGGGAGCCACCCCGAGGAGTCTGTAACCAACGTCTCCCAGATTATGTGCCTGGAGTCCACCCACCCCCGGATGTCCTTCATCTGCCGCTTCCGCCGGGCCTTCTTCACTGTCATCTACcggctcctcctcttcatcgcAG GTGTGGGTGTCATGTGCGGCCTCCTCTATTACATGAAATACCGCTGGAGGAAAGAGGAGGAGGATACCAGGCAGATGTACGACATGGTGGAGAGGATCATAG ACGTGCTGAGGAGCCACAGTGAGGCATGTCTAGAGAACAAGGACCTGCAGCCGTACCTGCCCATCCCCCATGTGCGCGATTCCCTGATCCAGCCTCAGGACAG gaaaaaaatgaaaaaagtctGGGAGCGGGCGGTGAAATTCCTGTCCACAAACGAATCCCGCATCCGAACGGAGACGCAGAGGATCAAAGGCGAGGACTTCCTGGTCTGGAGGTGGACCCAGCCTTCACTGAGCTGCGACAAGATGTCTACCATACCTCCCAAAGTATGGCAGGGCAAAG CGTTCCCTCTTGACCGGAGAAACTCGCCGCCAAACAGCTTAACGCCATGTCTGAAGATCCGGAACATGTTCGACCCAGTGAT GGAGGTGGGTGAGAACTGGCACCTGGCCATCCAGGAAGCCATTTTGGAGAAGTGTAGCGACAACGACGGCATCGTCCATATCGCCGTCGACAAGAACTCGCGTGAG GGCTGCGTCTATGTGAAGTGTCTGTCCGCCGAGCATTCTGGGAAAGCCTTCAAAGCACTGCATGGCTCCTGGTTTGACG GCAAGCTGGTGACGGTGAAGTACCTGCGACTGGACCGGTACCACCA